Proteins from a single region of Manis javanica isolate MJ-LG chromosome 5, MJ_LKY, whole genome shotgun sequence:
- the SOD3 gene encoding extracellular superoxide dismutase [Cu-Zn], which produces MLALLCAYLLLAARASHAWTGPNLEEPGSNMEAQIHDMHAKVTEIWQELTQRRAAGEGPDAALHAACWVQPSASLGDTQPRVSGLVLFRQLAPGARLEAFFDLEGFPAEVNSSSRAIHVHQVGDLSQGCESTGAHYNPLGVPHPQHPGDFGNFAVRDGQLWKYRANLAASLTGPHSIVGRAVVVHAGEDDLGRGGNLASVENGNAGRRLACCVVGVSGPEPWARQAQQHAERKKRRRESECKAA; this is translated from the coding sequence ATGCTGGCGCTGCTGTGTGCCTACCTGCTCCTGGCGGCCCGCGCCTCGCATGCCTGGACCGGCCCGAACCTGGAAGAGCCCGGCTCCAACATGGAGGCGCAGATCCACGACATGCACGCCAAAGTGACGGAGATCTGGCAGGAGCTGACGCAGCGACGCGCGGCGGGCGAGGGCCCGGACGCCGCGCTCCACGCCGcgtgctgggtgcagccctccgCCTCCCTGGGAGACACGCAGCCGCGGGTGTCCGGCCTGGTGCTCTTCCGGCAGCTGGCGCCCGGCGCCAGGCTCGAGGCCTTCTTCGACCTGGAGGGCTTCCCGGCCGAGGTCAACAGCTCCAGCCGCGCCATCCACGTGCACCAGGTCGGGGACCTGAGCCAGGGCTGCGAGTCCACCGGGGCGCACTACAACCCTCTGGGTGTGCCACACCCGCAGCACCCGGGCGACTTCGGCAACTTCGCCGTGCGCGACGGCCAACTCTGGAAGTACCGCGCCAACCTCGCCGCCTCGCTCACCGGCCCGCACTCGATCGTGGGCCGCGCCGTGGTGGTCCACGCGGGTGAGGACGACCTGGGCCGCGGCGGCAACCTGGCCAGCGTGGAGAACGGCAACGCGGGTCGCCGGCTGGCCTGCTGCGTGGTGGGCGTGAGCGGGCCGGAGCCCTGGGCGCGCCAGGCGCAGCAGCACGCCGAGCGCAAGAAGCGGCGGCGCGAGAGCGAGTGCAAGGCCGCCTGA